ACTACGGTAAGCGCGACGAGACCGCTGGCCAGATCTGGACAAAACTCGAAACCATGAACGGTCGCCTGCTCCATAGCCTCTCCTACGATCAGACCCGGTTCCAGCTGAGCCAGAATGACGGGCCCGCCGACAAGGCCCGGACTGACATCTGGAAATATCGCGCGGTCTATGGTCTCGACGGGGCATATGCGACGGCCAACCAGACGCTCGCCCTTGGGCTGGAGCAGCGCAAGGACGAAAACAGCGTCGCCACCGACCAGAACCGCCGCAGCGATTCCGCCATCCTCGAATATCGCGGGGCATTCGGGAACGGGCTGGATGTTCAGCTTGGACTGCGGCGCGACAATAACGACCTGTTCAAGGACGCCACGACATGGTCGCTCGGACTGTCCTACGAATTACCGAACGCGCCGCTGCGCCTTCATGCCTCTGCCGGCACAGGTGTCGTCAACCCGAGTTATCTGGAGTTGTTCGGCGGCTATGGTTATGCTGGCAACCCCGATCTGAAACCGGAGGAGAACCGTGGCTTCGACATCGGCGTTGAGGCGACGGTCCTGGCCGGTCGCGGCACCGTCGATCTGACCTATTTCCGCGAGGATCTGGAGAATGAGATCAGCTTCAGCGGCACCGCATTGGCGAACGGAACGAACTACTACAACCAGACCGGCACCAGCGCGCGGCAGGGCGTCGAAGCGTCATTCGACATTCAGGCGACGGATTCGCTGCGCATCGGCGGCAACTACACCTATCTCGACGCGAAGGACCCGGATGGACAGGTCGAAATCCGCCGCCCGCGTCATACATTGGGGCTGAACGCGGCCTATCTGTTCGCGCAAGGCCGTGCGCGCCTGTCAGGCGATCTGCTTTATGTCGCGGGGAACGATGACGCCCAGTATTTCGGCAGCTACGAAACCAAAGAACTGCCGGATTACACCGTGGTCAATATCGCGGCTGGATATGATCTCACGGATAAAGTCCGCGTCACCGGGCGTGTGACGAATTTGTTCGATGAGGACTACGCCGAAACATGGGGCTACGCCACGCCAGGCCGCAAAGCCTATCTGGGCCTAGAAGCCAGATGGTAAGAATGCTCGCCGCGCTTGCCTTTCTGTTCGCCAGCGCGGCGAACGCGGCGCCCGGGCGGGTCGTGTCGGTCAATCTCTGCACCGATCAGCTTGCAATGCTGATTGCCACGCCCGGTCAGCTTGTTTCAGTGTCATGGCTGGCCGCCGATCCGTCGGTCTCACTGATGGCGGAGGAGGCGCGGCAGGTCGGGCTGAACCATGCCGGGGCGGAGGAGATTTACCTCTCCCGTCCCGATCTGGTTCTGGCCGGACCCTTCGCGGCGCGGGCGACCGTGGACATGCTGACCCGGCTCGGCATCCGGGTGGAGACGGTTCCGCCCGCGAACTCCGTCGAAGATATCCGCGCCAATATCACCCTTATGGGCGAACTGCTCGGGCAGCCCGACCGCGCTGCGGGACTGCTGTCACAGTTTGACGCCGATCTGGCGGCGCTTCCGAAAGGCCGCGGCAAAGTCGCGACCACTTACGGTGCGAACAGCTTCGCGAACGGCGCGGAGTCCCTTTCCGCAGATATGATGCGCCGCGCCGGTCTGGTTCTGCTTGCCGACAGGCTGGGACATAGTGGCGGGGC
The genomic region above belongs to Paracoccus sp. SCSIO 75233 and contains:
- a CDS encoding TonB-dependent siderophore receptor yields the protein MRLSLLLSAALIPATALAQEKPILLDTIYLEAGLTPIEAQAYGRANSVITAEDIEARGIHTVQDALRGLAGLSVSSSGTSNTQIRIRGAEANHTLVLIDGVRAAAGDSEYYLSGLDTANIDRIEVLRGPQSVFFGADASAGVVNIITRRPGVGTEAGGKLEIGNGWAAAVHASRRDERGGVNFTAMKRDDNGYDHSGSGGEDDGIRRRELKLSFDRQLTDTLSAGFMIRDAREEYDYDGTSWTAATEDEYVIDSGDYGKRDETAGQIWTKLETMNGRLLHSLSYDQTRFQLSQNDGPADKARTDIWKYRAVYGLDGAYATANQTLALGLEQRKDENSVATDQNRRSDSAILEYRGAFGNGLDVQLGLRRDNNDLFKDATTWSLGLSYELPNAPLRLHASAGTGVVNPSYLELFGGYGYAGNPDLKPEENRGFDIGVEATVLAGRGTVDLTYFREDLENEISFSGTALANGTNYYNQTGTSARQGVEASFDIQATDSLRIGGNYTYLDAKDPDGQVEIRRPRHTLGLNAAYLFAQGRARLSGDLLYVAGNDDAQYFGSYETKELPDYTVVNIAAGYDLTDKVRVTGRVTNLFDEDYAETWGYATPGRKAYLGLEARW
- a CDS encoding ABC transporter substrate-binding protein, giving the protein MVRMLAALAFLFASAANAAPGRVVSVNLCTDQLAMLIATPGQLVSVSWLAADPSVSLMAEEARQVGLNHAGAEEIYLSRPDLVLAGPFAARATVDMLTRLGIRVETVPPANSVEDIRANITLMGELLGQPDRAAGLLSQFDADLAALPKGRGKVATTYGANSFANGAESLSADMMRRAGLVLLADRLGHSGGALALEQLVMAEPEMLIIGSRYETPSRAEAIVDHPAIAAMTAERFMTADRDWMCGLPAVTGTIARLAQ